The following coding sequences are from one Anas acuta chromosome 15, bAnaAcu1.1, whole genome shotgun sequence window:
- the GSPT1 gene encoding eukaryotic peptide chain release factor GTP-binding subunit ERF3A isoform X2 — MAAAACFRPVFNAFLKIAPSAPVETSPEEQTASCEGSNAAANMEISESVVENGETEMSPEESWDHKEETSEAELGGGPSVDSGPSEESAQEMMEEEEEIPKPKSVVAPPGAPKKEHVNVVFIGHVDAGKSTIGGQIMYLTGMVDKRTLEKYEREAKEKNRETWYLSWALDTNQEERDKGKTVEVGRAYFETEKKHFTILDAPGHKSFVPNMIGGASQADLAVLVISARKGEFETGFEKGGQTREHAMLAKTAGVKHLIVLINKMDDPTVNWSNERYEECKEKLVPFLKKVGFNPKKDIHFMPCSGLTGANLKEQSEFCPWYIGLPFIPYLDNLPNFNRSADGPIRLPIVDKYKDMGTVVLGKLESGSICKGQQLVMMPNKHNVEVLGILSDDVETDSVAPGENLKIRLKGIEEEEILPGFILCDSNNLCHSGRTFDAQIVIIEHKSIICPGYNAVLHIHTCIEEVEITALICLVDKKTGEKSKTRPRFVKQDQVCIARLRTAGTICLETFKDFPQMGRFTLRDEGKTIAIGKVLKLVPEKD, encoded by the exons atggcagctgctgcctgcttcagACCTGTCTTCAATGCCTTCCTGAAGATTGCACCGA gtGCACCCGTAGAGACTTCTCCGGAGGAGCAGACAGCCTCTTGTGAAG gttCAAATGCTGCTGCTAACATGGAAATTTCAGAATCTGTTG TGGAAAATGGAGAGACAGAAATGTCCCCAGAAGAGTCATGGGAccacaaagaagaaacaagtgAAGCGGAACTAGGAGGTGGTCCATCGGTGGATTCAGGGCCTTCTGAAGAAAGCGCTCAGGAAATgatggaagaagaggaggaaatacCAAAACCTAAATCTGTTGTAGCGCCACCAGGTGCTCCTAAAAAAGAGCACGTAAATGTAGTATTCATTGGGCATGTAG aTGCTGGCAAGTCAACCATTGGAGGACAAATAAT gtaTTTGACAGGAATGGTTGATAAAAGAAcacttgaaaaatatgaaagagaagctaaagaaaaaaacagagaaacatg gtacCTTTCGTGGGCTTTAGACACAAACCAAGAAGAACGAGACAAAGGTAAAACAGTAGAAGTGGGTCGTGCCTATTTTGAAACTGAGAAGAAACACTTCACTATTCTAGATGCTCCTGGGCATAAGAGCTTTGTTCCAAATATGATTGGTGGGGCTTCTCAAGCTGATCTTGCAGTGCTG gttatttctgcaagaaaagGAGAGTTTGAAACTGGATTTGAGAAAGGTGGACAAACAAGAGAACATGCCATGCTAGCAAAAACAGCAGGTGTAAAACATTTAATAGTTCTTATTAATAAAATGGATGATCCAACTGTAAACTGGAGTAATGAAAG ATATGAGGAATGTAAAGAGAAACTGGTGCCGTTTTTGAAGAAAGTTGGCTTCAATCCCAAAAAAGATATTCATTTCATGCCCTGCTCAGGACTGACTGGAGCAAACCTTAAAGAACAGTCAGAATTCTGCCCTTGGTATAT TGGACTACCATTTATTCCCTACCTGGATAATTTGCCAAACTTCAACCGTTCAGCTGATGGACCAATCAGGCTGCCAATTGTGGATAAATATAAG GATATGGGCACTGTGGTCCTTGGAAAGCTGGAATCAGGTTCTATTTGCAAAGGACAACAGCTTGTGATGATGCCAAACAAG cacAATGTGGAAGTTCTTGGGATCCTTTCTGATGATGTAGAAACTGATTCAGTAGCCCCAGGTGAAAATCTAAAGATCAGACTGAAGGGAATTGAAGAGGAAGAGATCCTTCCAGGATTTATTCTCTGTGATTCCAACAACCTGTGTCATTCTGGACGCACGTTTGACGCCCAG aTAGTGATAATTGAGCACAAATCCATTATCTGTCCAGGTTATaatgctgtgctgcacatcCACACCTGTATTGAAGAAGTTGAGATAACA GCCTTAATCTGCTTGGTGgacaaaaaaacaggagaaaaaagtaaGACACGGCCACGCTTTGTGAAACAAGATCAAGTATGCATTGCCCGTTTAAGGACAGCAGGAACTATCTGCCTTGAGACATTCAAAGATTTCCCTCAGATGGGTCGCTTTACCTTAAGAGATGAGG GTAAGACCATTGCAATTGGAAAAGTTCTGAAACTGGTTCCAGAGAAGGACTAA
- the GSPT1 gene encoding eukaryotic peptide chain release factor GTP-binding subunit ERF3A isoform X1: MEANGSGSSSDSAPDCWEQADIEPGSAAGPGAAPAGGEAEAQQELLGAAFSRQLNVNAKPFVPNVHAAEFVPAFLRGGPAPGLPPPSPPPGLPPPPHGAPVETSPEEQTASCEGSNAAANMEISESVVENGETEMSPEESWDHKEETSEAELGGGPSVDSGPSEESAQEMMEEEEEIPKPKSVVAPPGAPKKEHVNVVFIGHVDAGKSTIGGQIMYLTGMVDKRTLEKYEREAKEKNRETWYLSWALDTNQEERDKGKTVEVGRAYFETEKKHFTILDAPGHKSFVPNMIGGASQADLAVLVISARKGEFETGFEKGGQTREHAMLAKTAGVKHLIVLINKMDDPTVNWSNERYEECKEKLVPFLKKVGFNPKKDIHFMPCSGLTGANLKEQSEFCPWYIGLPFIPYLDNLPNFNRSADGPIRLPIVDKYKDMGTVVLGKLESGSICKGQQLVMMPNKHNVEVLGILSDDVETDSVAPGENLKIRLKGIEEEEILPGFILCDSNNLCHSGRTFDAQIVIIEHKSIICPGYNAVLHIHTCIEEVEITALICLVDKKTGEKSKTRPRFVKQDQVCIARLRTAGTICLETFKDFPQMGRFTLRDEGKTIAIGKVLKLVPEKD; this comes from the exons ATGGAGGCGAacggcagcggcagcagcagcgacTCGGCTCCCGACTGCTGGGAGCAGGCGGACATCGAGCCGGGCAGCGCAGCCGGCCCGGGGGCCGCCCCGGCGGGCGGGGAGGCCGAggcccagcaggagctgctgggggcggCCTTCAGCCGGCAGCTGAACGTCAACGCCAAGCCCTTCGTGCCCAACGTCCACGCCGCCGAGTTCGTGCCGGCCTTCCTCAGGGGGGGGCCGGCGCCCGGCCTGCCGCCGCCCTCGCCCCCGCCCGgcctgccgccgccgccccacg gtGCACCCGTAGAGACTTCTCCGGAGGAGCAGACAGCCTCTTGTGAAG gttCAAATGCTGCTGCTAACATGGAAATTTCAGAATCTGTTG TGGAAAATGGAGAGACAGAAATGTCCCCAGAAGAGTCATGGGAccacaaagaagaaacaagtgAAGCGGAACTAGGAGGTGGTCCATCGGTGGATTCAGGGCCTTCTGAAGAAAGCGCTCAGGAAATgatggaagaagaggaggaaatacCAAAACCTAAATCTGTTGTAGCGCCACCAGGTGCTCCTAAAAAAGAGCACGTAAATGTAGTATTCATTGGGCATGTAG aTGCTGGCAAGTCAACCATTGGAGGACAAATAAT gtaTTTGACAGGAATGGTTGATAAAAGAAcacttgaaaaatatgaaagagaagctaaagaaaaaaacagagaaacatg gtacCTTTCGTGGGCTTTAGACACAAACCAAGAAGAACGAGACAAAGGTAAAACAGTAGAAGTGGGTCGTGCCTATTTTGAAACTGAGAAGAAACACTTCACTATTCTAGATGCTCCTGGGCATAAGAGCTTTGTTCCAAATATGATTGGTGGGGCTTCTCAAGCTGATCTTGCAGTGCTG gttatttctgcaagaaaagGAGAGTTTGAAACTGGATTTGAGAAAGGTGGACAAACAAGAGAACATGCCATGCTAGCAAAAACAGCAGGTGTAAAACATTTAATAGTTCTTATTAATAAAATGGATGATCCAACTGTAAACTGGAGTAATGAAAG ATATGAGGAATGTAAAGAGAAACTGGTGCCGTTTTTGAAGAAAGTTGGCTTCAATCCCAAAAAAGATATTCATTTCATGCCCTGCTCAGGACTGACTGGAGCAAACCTTAAAGAACAGTCAGAATTCTGCCCTTGGTATAT TGGACTACCATTTATTCCCTACCTGGATAATTTGCCAAACTTCAACCGTTCAGCTGATGGACCAATCAGGCTGCCAATTGTGGATAAATATAAG GATATGGGCACTGTGGTCCTTGGAAAGCTGGAATCAGGTTCTATTTGCAAAGGACAACAGCTTGTGATGATGCCAAACAAG cacAATGTGGAAGTTCTTGGGATCCTTTCTGATGATGTAGAAACTGATTCAGTAGCCCCAGGTGAAAATCTAAAGATCAGACTGAAGGGAATTGAAGAGGAAGAGATCCTTCCAGGATTTATTCTCTGTGATTCCAACAACCTGTGTCATTCTGGACGCACGTTTGACGCCCAG aTAGTGATAATTGAGCACAAATCCATTATCTGTCCAGGTTATaatgctgtgctgcacatcCACACCTGTATTGAAGAAGTTGAGATAACA GCCTTAATCTGCTTGGTGgacaaaaaaacaggagaaaaaagtaaGACACGGCCACGCTTTGTGAAACAAGATCAAGTATGCATTGCCCGTTTAAGGACAGCAGGAACTATCTGCCTTGAGACATTCAAAGATTTCCCTCAGATGGGTCGCTTTACCTTAAGAGATGAGG GTAAGACCATTGCAATTGGAAAAGTTCTGAAACTGGTTCCAGAGAAGGACTAA